From a region of the Zingiber officinale cultivar Zhangliang chromosome 4B, Zo_v1.1, whole genome shotgun sequence genome:
- the LOC121974646 gene encoding probable pectinesterase/pectinesterase inhibitor 51 → MSLFSMVSPLTLLFHLFSTAMAADTHLGRKDHAIRQACTATRFPDLCVSALSPAAPSISPNPKASELLLASISQAAAGVKSARTTAQAILDTSTNVNRSTAARNCLEILRLSGYRLQAASDLYAAGKIADMHAYTAAAQIYQYGCMSGLNKVNDTRQVVEAAAFLAGVVNTTSYAAAMVAALRRYGSDMSRWGPPQTERDGYWPEAAEGSAGVRKKFPPRSAPANATVCKGGGCGGYATVQAAVDAAPEKSSAPFVIHIKEGVYKETVRVPLEKTNLVFVGDGMGKTVITGNLSADMVGLSTYNTATVGVNGDGFMARDMTMANIAGPEAHQAVAFRSDSDRCVLESVEFIGHQDTLYALSLRQFYNACRIAGTVDFIFGNSAAVFRNCEILVLPRQLHPEQGDVNTVTAHGRTDPAHPTGFVLERCTVDGSKEYLALYRSNAAAHRTYLGRPWKEYSRTVLIQCALSEIVRPEGWLPWNGDLGLQTLFYGEIQSTGPGANATARVTWSKHISKKHMGIYTVENFLQADQW, encoded by the exons ATGTCCCTGTTCTCCATGGTTTCCCCTCTTACGCTTCTGTTTCACCTCTTCTCGACGGCCATGGCCGCCGACACTCATCTCGGCCGCAAGGACCACGCCATTCGGCAGGCCTGCACCGCCACCCGCTTCCCGGACCTCTGCGTGTCTGCCTTGTCCCCCGCGGCGCCTTCCATCTCACCAAATCCTAAGGCCTCCGAGCTTCTCCTCGCCTCCATCTCCCAAGCGGCGGCCGGCGTTAAGTCCGCCCGAACCACAGCACAGGCCATCCTCGACACCTCAACTAACGTCAACCGCTCCACCGCCGCCCGAAATTGCCTCGAGATCCTCCGCCTATCCGGCTACCGCCTACAAGCGGCCTCGGATTTGTACGCCGCCGGGAAAATCGCCGACATGCACGCCTACACCGCCGCAGCGCAGATCTACCAGTACGGGTGCATGTCCGGCCTCAACAAGGTCAACGACACCAGACAGGTGGTCGAAGCGGCGGCCTTCCTCGCCGGCGTCGTCAATACGACGAGTTACGCCGCCGCCATGGTGGCCGCGCTTCGGCGTTACGGCAGTGACATGTCGCGATGGGGCCCGCCGCAGACCGAGCGCGACGGGTACTGGCCGGAGGCCGCCGAGGGGAGCGCAGGAGTGCGGAAGAAGTTCCCGCCCCGGTCTGCGCCTGCCAACGCTACGGTGTGTAAGGGAGGCGGCTGCGGCGGGTATGCAACGGTTCAAGCGGCGGTGGACGCGGCCCCGGAGAAGTCGTCGGCGCCGTTCGTGATTCATATAAAGGAAGGGGTGTACAAGGAGACGGTGAGGGTACCGTTGGAGAAGACGAACTTGGTGTTCGTCGGCGACGGGATGGGCAAAACGGTCATCACAGGCAATCTCAGCGCCGACATGGTCGGCCTCTCCACTTACAACACCGCCACCGTCG GTGTCAACGGCGACGGTTTCATGGCGCGGGACATGACGATGGCGAACATCGCCGGTCCTGAGGCCCACCAGGCGGTGGCTTTCCGCTCCGACAGCGACCGCTGCGTTCTGGAGTCGGTGGAGTTCATCGGACACCAGGACACGCTGTACGCGCTATCTCTCCGCCAGTTCTACAACGCCTGCCGCATCGCCGGCACCGTCGACTTCATCTTCGGCAACTCCGCCGCCGTGTTCCGAAACTGCGAGATCCTGGTGCTCCCGCGGCAGCTCCATCCTGAGCAGGGGGACGTCAATACCGTGACCGCTCACGGCCGAACCGACCCGGCCCATCCGACGGGGTTCGTTCTGGAGCGGTGCACGGTCGACGGCAGCAAGGAGTACCTAGCGCTGTACCGGTCCAATGCGGCGGCGCACAGGACGTACCTGGGGAGGCCGTGGAAGGAGTACTCGAGGACGGTGCTGATCCAGTGCGCCTTGTCGGAGATCGTGCGGCCCGAGGGGTGGCTGCCGTGGAACGGCGATTTGGGGCTGCAGACTCTGTTCTACGGGGAGATCCAGAGCACGGGGCCCGGGGCGAATGCGACGGCGAGGGTAACATGGAGCAAACACATTTCCAAGAAGCATATGGGGATTTACACGGTAGAAAACTTCTTGCAGGCCGATCAGTGGTGA
- the LOC121974645 gene encoding UDP-glucuronate:xylan alpha-glucuronosyltransferase 1-like: MMKGLLAVPSTTEARQRSTAMDDDTDRRKLTKSKDVKIVDKCKILSPERYSVCKFEILKTAMIILTCCTVLTVAFSPVIRKVQPPPRAGSRSRFVNAGEMWQATASDPRYISHLDIGWNRLSTILEDLEPRDGSLKVGLLNFNVTEARSWQQTQPETEVSLLHLDYADTSITWDLLYPVWIDEEEENKVPSCPSLPEPQAKEGSRFDLVAVKLPCDRSQSWSRDVARLHLQLSAAKLAAGKSPVSVLILTECLPIPNLFPCKNLNRREGNLWLYEPEPAALEEKLRLPIGSCKLSIPFESKTRAYTEVGRGREAYATILHSADQYACGAIALAKSIRSSGSARDLVILVDEAIGGSDRAGLESAGWKVRTIKRIRNPKAKRDAYNEWNYSKFRLWQLTEYEKVVFLDADILILRNIDFLFALPEVSAIGNDGTMFNSGVMVVEPSECTFQWLMDNIEEITSYNGGDQGYLNEVFTWWHRVPRHTNFLKHFWEGDTEQRKARRERLFAADPPAVHALHYLGLKPWLCFRDYDCNWDNQMFWGFASDAAHATWWRVHDALPEELQKFCLLQTRNKAFLEYNRRQAEKGEYPDGHWRRNITDPRLHICTENFCNWRSMLVSWGQTTDADPKATKPSL, translated from the exons TGATGACACCGACAGAAGAAAGCTGACCAAGTCGAAAGATGTCAAGATAGTAGACAAGTGCAAGATACTAAGTCCCGAGAGGTATTCAGTCTGCAAATTCGAGATTTTGAAAACTGCAATGATCATCCTCACTTGTTGCACGGTTTTGACTGTGGCTTTCTCCCCCGTGATCCGTAAAGTACAACCGCCGCCGCGCGCCGGTTCCAG ATCGCGGTTTGTGAATGCGGGAGAGATGTGGCAAGCAACAGCATCCGACCCTCGGTACATATCGCACTTAGATATCGGATGGAATCGTTTGTCAACCATACTGGAAGATTTAGAACCAAGAGATGGAAGTCTCAAAGTTGGATTGCTCAATTTCAACGTGACAGAGGCTAGATCTTGGCAGCAGACACAGCCTGAAACAGAGGTCTCGTTGCTGCACCTGGACTACGCGGACACGAGCATCACCTGGGATCTGCTGTATCCGGTATGGATCGAcgaggaagaggaaaataaagtgCCTTCTTGTCCATCTCTCCCAGAGCCCCAAGCGAAGGAGGGGTCGAGGTTCGATCTCGTGGCCGTCAAGCTGCCCTGCGACCGGTCCCAGAGCTGGTCCAGGGACGTGGCGAGGCTACACCTGCAACTCTCAGCGGCGAAGCTGGCCGCCGGGAAGTCTCCGGTCAGTGTACTTATTCTCACAGAGTGCCTTCCGATTCCCAATCTCTTCCCTTGCAAGAATCTCAACAGACGCGAGGGAAATCTCTGGCTGTACGAGCCTGAACCTGCAGCGCTGGAGGAGAAGCTTCGGCTTCCGATCGGGTCGTGCAAGCTGTCGATTCCATTCGAGTCAAAAACGCGGGCGTACACCGAGGTGGGACGAGGAAGGGAGGCGTACGCCACCATCCTCCACTCCGCGGACCAGTACGCTTGCGGAGCTATCGCGCTGGCCAAAAGCATCCGCTCGTCGGGATCCGCAAGAGACCTCGTCATCCTGGTGGACGAGGCCATAGGCGGGAGCGACCGGGCCGGGCTGGAATCCGCAGGGTGGAAGGTCAGAACCATTAAGAGGATCCGCAACCCCAAGGCGAAGCGCGACGCGTACAACGAGTGGAACTACAGCAAGTTCCGGCTGTGGCAGCTGACCGAGTACGAGAAGGTGGTCTTCCTCGACGCCGACATCCTCATCCTTCGAAACATCGACTTCCTCTTCGCGCTGCCGGAGGTGAGCGCGATCGGGAACGACGGCACCATGTTCAACTCCGGCGTGATGGTGGTAGAGCCGTCGGAGTGCACATTCCAGTGGCTTATGGACAACATAGAGGAGATCACGTCGTACAACGGCGGCGACCAGGGGTACCTGAACGAGGTCTTCACGTGGTGGCATCGGGTGCCGAGGCACACCAACTTCCTGAAGCACTTCTGGGAGGGCGACACGGAGCAGAGGAAGGCGAGAAGGGAGAGGCTATTCGCCGCAGACCCGCCGGCGGTCCACGCGCTGCACTACCTGGGTTTGAAGCCGTGGCTCTGCTTCAGGGACTACGACTGCAACTGGGACAACCAGATGTTCTGGGGCTTCGCCAGCGACGCGGCGCACGCCACGTGGTGGAGGGTGCACGACGCGTTGCCCGAGGAGCTCCAGAAGTTTTGCCTGTTGCAGACGAGGAACAAGGCGTTCTTGGAGTACAACCGGCGGCAGGCGGAGAAGGGAGAGTACCCGGACGGGCACTGGAGGAGGAACATTACCGATCCCAGATTGCATATCTGCACGGAGAATTTCTGCAACTGGCGAAGCATGCTGGTTAGTTGGGGACAGACTACTGATGCAGATCCTAAAGCAACGAAACCGAGCTTGTAA